From the Manihot esculenta cultivar AM560-2 chromosome 3, M.esculenta_v8, whole genome shotgun sequence genome, one window contains:
- the LOC110611836 gene encoding probable acylpyruvase FAHD1, mitochondrial, translating to MATASSGIQKLLQVGTKIVAVGRNYAAHAKELGNAVPKEPVLFLKPTSSYLENGGNIEIPHPLESLDHEVELAVVINKKARDVPQTIAMDYVGGYALALDMTAREIQASAKSAGLPWSVAKGQDTFTPISSVLPKSAVPDPDNLELWLKVDGDIRQKGSTKDMIFKIPYLISHISSIMTLFEGDVILTGTPQGVGPVKVGQKITAGITDLIDVHFNVENRRRPGSY from the exons ATGGCGACGGCATCATCAGGCATCCAAAAGCTCCTGCAAGTTGGGACAAAGATTGTCGCCGTTGGCCGTAACTACGCCGCTCACGCCAAAGAACTTGGCAACGCTGTTCCTAAG GAGCCGGTTTTGTTTCTCAAACCCACGTCGTCTTACTTGGAGAATGGAGGGAATATCGAGATTCCCCATCCCTTGGAGTCGCTGGATCATGAAGTGGAGCTCGCCGTCGTGATCAACAAGAAAGCTCGCGATGTGCCCCAGACCATCGCCATGGATTACGTTGGAG GTTATGCTCTTGCCTTGGATATGACTGCTAGGGAAATCCAAGCTTCTGCCAAG tcTGCAGGACTTCCATGGTCTGTGGCTAAAGGGCAGGATACATTCACACCTATTAGTTCTGTT CTTCCCAAGTCAGCTGTGCCTGACCCTGACAACTTGGAACTGTGGTTAAAG GTAGATGGAGATATAAGACAGAAAGGTTCCACCAAAGATATGATTTTTAAGATTCCTTATCTCATTAGTCACATAAGTTCAATCATGACACTCTTTGAAGGAGATGTTATATTGACAG GCACTCCACAAGGTGTTGGCCCCGTGAAAGTAGGTCAAAAGATAACTGCTGGGATCACAGATCTTATTGATGTTCACTTTAATGTCGAAAACCGCAGAAGGCCAGGAAGTTATTAA
- the LOC110610459 gene encoding RING-H2 finger protein ATL2 yields the protein MDSDPQFPYNESSEAFALSGRIMLTAIVIILFIVILMVCLHLYARWYLLRARRRQIRSARNRRTNLIFYIDPSNPTASNATIPSRGLDAAVLTSLPVFVYSSKTHPDSIECAVCLSEFEENETGRTLPKCNHSFHIECIDMWFHSHSTCPLCRSPVEPVPEKSAQLDSSVDVIELGSSSGLCATCQHEGDHVGASTSSFGGRRKPAEMLGVTIEVPRRNVNFEDEAVTESPAYRSPMSRMLSFRRILSRERRGNASPCSVNQASYGGSVSESDLENGRDENQRKVGSVM from the coding sequence ATGGATTCTGACCCACAATTTCCCTACAACGAGTCCAGCGAAGCCTTTGCTTTGAGCGGTAGGATTATGCTAACTGCCATTGTTATCATcttatttattgtaattttgaTGGTTTGTCTCCACCTCTACGCCCGCTGGTACCTCCTCCGTGCTCGACGCCGCCAGATTCGCAGCGCACGGAACCGCCGTACTaatcttatattttatattgacCCTTCCAATCCCACCGCCAGTAATGCCACCATCCCCTCTCGTGGTTTGGATGCTGCAGTTCTTACATCATTGCCTGTATTTGTTTATTCATCCAAGACCCACCCGGATTCCATTGAGTGTGCCGTTTGCTTATCTGAATTCGAAGAGAATGAAACGGGTCGCACTTTACCCAAATGCAACCACAGCTTCCACATCGAGTGCATTGACATGTGGTTCCATTCTCACTCCACTTGCCCCCTCTGCCGCTCCCCTGTTGAACCCGTACCGGAAAAGTCCGCCCAGTTAGATTCGTCAGTGGATGTTATTGAACTTGGTTCCAGCTCCGGTTTGTGCGCCACATGTCAGCACGAGGGAGACCATGTGGGTGCATCTACCTCGTCCTTTGGGGGTCGAAGGAAACCAGCGGAGATGCTGGGAGTGACGATAGAAGTACCCAGAAGAAACGTAAATTTCGAAGACGAGGCAGTCACCGAGTCTCCAGCTTATAGATCGCCGATGAGTCGTATGTTGTCTTTTAGGAGGATTCTGAGCAGAGAAAGAAGAGGTAATGCATCTCCTTGTTCAGTGAACCAAGCGAGTTACGGTGGGTCAGTGAGCGAGTCAGACCTGGAAAACGGCAGAGACGAAAACCAGCGTAAAGTGGGCTCGGTGATGTGA
- the LOC110611837 gene encoding uncharacterized protein LOC110611837, producing the protein MASKSPVFPMPESHHFSDYGFDPQIDYFQFLEEARNHQRETTIDSLHFKLQKPITKDDSSRKTHNTKKKHWWRKAFLFFKWRWIHSHHNNDLADEEDVHEARARAFRASVSGPVYITESRSGSSTPYRTVNRPSPGTLAGNLTAARKGDLEIPYLSLRELNMEQQQQRMSTSALPVYLVT; encoded by the exons ATGGCGAGTAAGTCTCCCGTATTCCCAATGCCAGAGTCCCATCACTTCAGCGACTATGGCTTTGACCCACAAATCGACTACTTTCAG TTCTTGGAGGAAGCAAGGAACCACCAGCGTGAGACAACTATAGACTCTTTGCATTTCAAGCTCCAGAAACCCATCACCAAAGATGATTCTAGCAGAAAGACCCACAACACCAAGAAGAAGCACTGGTGGAGAAAAGCCTTCTTATTTTTCAAATGGAGGTGGATCCACAGTCACCATAATAATGATCTTGCAGATGAAGAAGATGTCCATGAAGCTAGAGCTCGAGCATTCAGGGCATCAGTATCTGGTCCTGTGTACATAACTGAAAGCAGAAGTGGTTCAAGTACTCCATACAGGACCGTTAACCGCCCATCACCTGGTACGCTCGCCGGTAATCTGACGGCAGCAAGAAAGGGTGATTTGGAGATACCCTATTTGAGTCTGAGGGAGCTTAACATGGAGCAGCAGCAGCAGAGGATGTCCACTTCTGCTTTGCCAGTATATTTGGTCACTTAA
- the LOC110612064 gene encoding lipoamide acyltransferase component of branched-chain alpha-keto acid dehydrogenase complex, mitochondrial — translation MIARRISLKQRLSTSATRFLFPSTHKASSPLSPSLVTELGHPSLGVFFLRRFCSNASESFQSITNSIDSRIRCKVNKCCFSTHALADLPVGGIVDVPLAQTGEGIAECELLKWFVRQGDEVEEFQPLCEVQSDKATIEITSRYKGKVAQILSVPGDVVKVGETLLKIIVEECQAPIQMHDGSEDKKSVDPKLEKIHIGGVLSTPAVRNLAKQYNINLNDVHGTGKDGRILKEDVLKYGIQKGVIEESPGTVRADSGNQFLGEKEKYSDASAEIRPLHEDKIVPLRGFQRTMVKTMSMAARVPHFHYVEEINCNTLVELKASFQNNNPDPGVKHTFLPLLIKSLSMALNKYPWLNSSFNEETVEVILKGSHNIGIAMATPHGLVVPNIKDVQSLSILEITKELARLQQLASENKLNPEDITGGTITLSNVGAIGGKFGAPILNLPEVAIIAIGRIQKVPQFADDGNVYPASIMTVNVGADHRVLDGATVAKFCTEWKQLIEKPELLMLYLR, via the exons ATGATCGCTCGGAGGATTTCGCTCAAACAGCGGCTTTCCACCTCCGCCACGCGCTTTCTATTTCCCTCTACTCACAAAGCTTCGTCTCCGTTGTCGCCTTCTCTGGTCACGGAGCTCGGACATCCATCTCTAGGTGTTTTTTTCCTGCGGCGCTTCTGTAGCAACGCTTCGGAATCGTTTCAATCGATTACTAACTCTATTGAC AGTAGAATTCGATGTAAGGTGAATAAATGTTGCTTTTCGACTCATGCTTTGGCGGATCTTCCAGTGGGCGGGATAGTTGATGTGCCTTTAGCTCAAACTGGTGAAGGCATCGCTGAATGCGAACTTCTCAAATGGTTCGTGCGTCAG GGGGATGAAGTTGAGGAATTTCAACCATTATGCGAGGTTCAGAGTGACAAAGCAACTATTGAAATAACAAGTCGTTACAAGGGGAAAGTAGCTCAAATTCTCTCTGTTCCTGGAGATGTTGTAAAG GTTGGAGAAACTCTTCTAAAAATCATTGTTGAGGAATGTCAAGCTCCCATACAGATGCATGATGGTTCTGAAGATAAAAAGTCAGTTGATCCCAAGCTGGAAAAAATTCATATTGGTGGAGTTCTCTCCACACCAGCTGTGCGGAACCTTGCAAAGcagtataatataaatttaaatgatgtCCATGGAACTGGGAAAGATGGAAGGATATTAAAGGAAGATGTACTTAAATATGGCATTCAGAAGGGAGTAATTGAAGAATCACCTGGAACTGTGAGAGCTGATTCTGGGAACCAGTTTCTGGGGGAAAAAGAGAAATACTCAGATGCATCAGCTGAAATAAGACCACTTCATGAGGACAAGATAGTTCCACTAAG GGGTTTCCAACGGACCATGGTGAAGACAATGTCCATGGCTGCAAGAGTTCCACATTTTCATTATGTAGAAGAGATTAATTGCAACACACTAGTGGAGCTTAAAGCATCTTTCCAGAATAATAATCCTGATCCAGGCGTCAAGCACACTTTCCTTCCATTATTGATAAAGTCACTTTCAATGGCCCTCAACAAATATCCGTGGCTGAATAGTTCCTTCAATGAGGAAACAGTAGAGgtgatcctaaaag GTTCCCACAATATAGGAATTGCCATGGCTACTCCACATGGTCTGGTTGTGCCCAACATAAAAGATGTTCAGTCTCTTTCCATCTTGGAG ATAACGAAGGAATTGGCAAGGTTACAACAATTGGCATCAGAAAATAAGCTTAACCCTGAGGATATAACTGGTGGAACAATAACTCTAAGCAATGTCGGAGCAATTGGTGGGAAGTTTGGTGCCCCTATCCTCAACTTGCCTGAAGTTGCCATTATTGCCATTGGTCGAATTCAGAAGGTTCCACAGTTTGCAGATGATGGGAATGTATATCCTGCATCAATCATGACT GTAAATGTTGGTGCAGACCATAGAGTTTTGGATGGCGCAACAGTTGCAAAATTTTGCACTGAGTGGAAACAATTGATTGAAAAACCAGAATTACTGATGTTGTATTTGAGATGA